The genomic DNA GTTCGGTCTGTTCCGCACCGATCGCAGCCGACATGACCTCGGTGGAGACGTTTTCATCATGCCCTGTCTCCGCTTTGGTCGCCGGGGTGAAGATCGGTTCGGGCAAACGATCGCACTGCCGCAGACCAGCTGGCAAGTCGATCCCGCAGATCGCTCCGCTTTGCTGATATTCTGCCCAGCCCGATCCCTCGATAAAACCGCGGATCACGCATTCGAAAGGGACGACTTGCGCCTTGCGAACGACCATGATTCGGTCGGCGAGGACCGACGCATCGATCCCCAAATCGATCACCTGCTGCGGAACTTCGCAGCTAATCAGATGATTGGCGACCTGCAGATGATCGAACCAAAACCGGCTCATCGCCGTCAGGATGCTCCCTTTATTAGGAATTCCATTGGGCAGAATCCAATCGAAAGCACTGATTCGGTCGGTGCTGACGATCAGCAGGCTGTCGCCGAGGTCATACACATCGCGAACTTTTCCCGATTGCCCCGGAAGTGGCAGATGCGTTCGTAACAGGGCACCGTTGGAATCGAATTCGAATGGGTCGTTGCTGGTCAACGTGAGCGTCCTAATAGCGTTGAGGAGGGATGCGGGGAGACGATTCTAGCATTTGAGCCAGCGATTGCACGAGTAGCGCAAGCGGTTGCGGAATTGAAAAATGGTCCGCGCTACGTTAAATTTTCCTAGGCAACCGCATTGGCTTCTGTTCGTTAACATCACCGCAAGGCACCGGATGGGTCTGTTCCGTTTTGAAGTTCCCGAATCATTTCGGGCATCAGTACCCCATTGGGAAGCTGCGTATATCTCGGGAATCGAAGGCATTCCTTGGTTTGGCAGAGTCACGTGGAAAGATGACCAGCTGCTGATTCAACGCAATATCGACGAGTCGGGAAAGATCTCCATTCCCTGGCCGATCGCTGACAGCGGCCCCCGCGTGTTGCAATCGTGCAGTCTGCGACAGCGCGATACTCCCTATTTCCTGCCGCTGGAACTGGCTCGCGGGGCGTGCAGCAACATTCGCGGCCAAGCCGATCAGTGGCAGCGGAGCGGGATGCGATTGCCCGATGCGTACCAGTCGCGGCTGACCGAAGGGATCGACCGATTTCTCGATGCCGCTCAAAGCTATCCGCTGAGCGCCCGGACGGCTGAGTTGTCCGACGCTTCGCTGGCCGCGCTGCAACAAGCCTCCGACGCCTTAGTCGACACTTACGCCGCGCAAGCGTTGGCCTACCGCAAGAACAACGAACGCCAGTTGGGAACTCTCGCGGCCGCCTACATCGCTCCCCCGGG from Rosistilla oblonga includes the following:
- a CDS encoding phosphoribosylaminoimidazolesuccinocarboxamide synthase yields the protein MTSNDPFEFDSNGALLRTHLPLPGQSGKVRDVYDLGDSLLIVSTDRISAFDWILPNGIPNKGSILTAMSRFWFDHLQVANHLISCEVPQQVIDLGIDASVLADRIMVVRKAQVVPFECVIRGFIEGSGWAEYQQSGAICGIDLPAGLRQCDRLPEPIFTPATKAETGHDENVSTEVMSAAIGAEQTELLRRLSLQVYTTAADHAAERGILIADTKFEWGLVDGEVILIDEVLTPDSSRFWPKSSYEPGHSQPSFDKQYVREWLSETDWDRNSPPPTLPADVVQRTGEKYREALDILT